The Zingiber officinale cultivar Zhangliang chromosome 2A, Zo_v1.1, whole genome shotgun sequence genomic sequence gtgttatattttgttgtgtgagtttgtaagaggcttcttcgcctccggctgcgaccgagaaggagtatttttattagtggagagtgtgtcatgtgtggatccttggattagtcacctctttttgaggtggataccaaataaatcctaaGTGTTAATATTGCTTgagtatttttcgctgcatatcatcatcaaagaagcaagcaacgagcgcacgacgagctattcaccccccccccctactAGCACAAAACGACCTTAACACTATTCATATTTTTTAGGGGGTCAATATTGTGTACTGACTGTGACCTTATTTAGATCAGTCACCCTTAGAATATAGGACTATGCCCTTTATAGGGTCCTAGTCACATGCATTTTGCCCCTGACCACTCGCGATGTAGTGATGATGCATCCTTTTAATTCATTTCTCCTTTATACATtatgtcataggttagatatagaCATTAGTTTGTACATATTTTATACCATCCTCTATTCAGCTGGTATTACCGCTAGTTAGCAGATCTAGATACCCTATTGCCATATTTTGACTGCCTACATAGCCTCATTGGGCGTTGATGTCACCACAGGTGATGTTAGAGCCCTAAATGAGTTTGATATAGTAGGTgctaggaacttctccttagCTGGTGTACATATAGATGATAAGGGTGTTCTATCCTGGAGGAGAGAGGCCCAACACCAGCCTGACCCAACCGCCCAACGTCCACCTAATTTCGCAGCCCAACCCCAGCCTGATCCTGCGACCCAGGATCAGCCTGATCTAACTCCAAGAGAGGAGGAAGAGCTAGATAAGGACATCGTTGATCTCTTTGGGGTACTCGGACCTCCAGTCCCTCGTACGTTAGACGACAGAGTTACCAGACTTGAGGGATCCATGATGAGTCTTCGCCAAGAGGTCTCTGACCTTCGATGGGAGAGCCAGACTCATCATACTGAGTTGATGGACTTATTACGCGCCTAGAGTTTCAACCCATCTTCCTCATCTTCGCAGTAGTACAGTCTTTGACTACTATTATGTTGCCTTTTGCTTGCTTACTATTTCATATTGACTTGATATTACTTTACTCTTACTTCACTTACTAGTATTCAATTTTTCTTTAGCTACTTCACTTTAGTTATTTGACTTATTGTTGCTTATTACATAATGCTTGATATTTCATATCTTATTATGACTTTATTATGTCCTTATTATATTATCACATTAAGGGGAACTATTTATTTagacaatttaaaaataaatttattattttttactttaaaaaactttctttatttttaaAGTGCTTTAAAAATTAgttgtaaaaaattatttctttaaaagtactttaaatttttcttagttttttttaaaaaaattactttgtaaatatttacttttctcaaaagatttcttaaaaatttttaaaaacaaattactcaggacatcttttgaaaaattatcttgaaAAATATGTTAAAATACTCACATCATCTGAAAAGTTTGTATCCAAAActgtatttcaaaatctattttgaaaattactttaaaagcttctttagaaatttccttaaaaatattctacaaaaacactttgaaaattattttgaaaaaatagctttaaaatattttgaaaagttattacttttgaaatatttaaaaacttacttgaaaatatttactACTCCCTCAAATAAACCTGAGTTTTCTTTTATCAAGTTTTTATTTAAACATCACTTGCAATATTTTTAAATAGTCGGTTTTCAAACCTTGTTTCAAAATTCCTTGACATATTTGACATAATTATTTGAAACTTGCTTTAAGAACTAAGGTTGTGAAattcttatttaattatttatgctttatgcatttatttttttgTGTATGTCAAATGGGGAGGATAAtgggttaggttagaaaaatcaaCTCACTTTAAATATTTCATGCTTAATGCTTGCTTTAttactttattatattttttttttctaactttgactcagattgtcattacatcaaaaagagagagattgttagtgcaggttgcactataatctagttttgatgtatgacaaatagattaaagttagatgcaTTGTTTGTCTAACTTTTCTACCAAGTATGCAGGAGTTGACTAGTCCGggggacctgatagctggtgcgAACTCCTGATAGATTCGTAGGACCCGATATTTGACAGGAAGTTcggttgggtccgcgggacctgacaactggccgaATTCTAGTTAGGTCTGTGGACCTGATAATTGGCGggaagatctggtgggtcaaaggtaagtcaagtaactgcagttggtaagtgaaggtaaacaactagaggagagatctagtgagggcgcatttcccgttgagggaactgtaggcgtcgatccaacttaggtctaTTTAGGAAATCTAacttgagatcttgactagatcctgatctcgaGAAGATAAGATTTAATTACTACTCCTATAAGTTGAGttgtactaactctgttttgcatgaCGAACCTATTTTTGTTGCCCAAAACTAACCCTTTTTTTTGTAGGAAAAGAGGAAGTTGAAAAAGGGGGTCCGGGTGCCTGGGTGCCCGGAAGGGGTCTCGACACCTGGACCAGGCTCACCCGGGCGGGTGTCGCGGGCACCCAggcggtccgggtgcccggagttggtccaggtgcccggacccgAAAACTCATCCTGAAGTTGATGTGGAGTGCGTCGACTGGCcaagccacgtggtccaggcgcccggaggggttccagacGCCCGGAATGAGCCTATTTAAAGGCTTTCGACTAGGAGTTTCAGAACAACAACTACTACGATCGTCTCTCTTGCGTGCGGTTTCgaaaaagctccgacgacacTGAAAGACTATTCCGAAGTTCAAAGAATGAGGAGTCCTTTAGATTTCCTTTGTGTTGGTAACATTATTCTTTTCAGTTCCTGTAACCAATTCCTATAATACATTCACgaactgatagtggattgcccaacgaaagcactcgacgagtgtgagccttggagtaggagtcgtcgaagactccgaaccaaataaaacttgATTTGTTAGCATTATTTTCCTTTCTTCCGCTGTATACTTCGATTCACTCTCAATCTCTATTCATCTCCCCTACGAATTTTTGATCCTACTGTTTTCACCTCTGCCTTCCTTTTCCATGGTAACTCCTCCGCCTATGCAAAATTGAAAGAAGTAAGTCATCAAATGAGTAAATTCTCTGTGTcattcaacaaaaaaaatttgtctATAAGGTTAATTAAAGACTTACAATGGCTTGGGCTAAAAAAACTCCAACAAAGACAGAAGAGCAAAGTGAGTTGTAGTAGTTTGTCCATCTCAATCTTTGGAAACAATGTGAGTGACAATGAATCTCTTATAGAAGGACTTTAAGGATATTCATCTTATCTTGCATTGAATATGTTCATTAATTGCCACCATATTTTTACAAgtcattcaaattgtggccgtGGGAATATATATTATTCAAATATAAAGACAAATTATTATATGATTTCTAAATATGtgttataaaatatattaaatttgagCTAGATTAACTCAGATCAGTAGAGATCTTTATATGTTCTTGTTGCATCATCTTTGACCAATGTCTCTTAACCATCCAATGTCAACTCTTCTAACGGTTTAAATTTTGGTCAACGTCCTTTTCTTCTCCCTAAATTTACGTCGGAACACTTCTAAATTTGGTAAGATCCTCCATCTcctcctttatatatatatatatatagctgctAGTCTCTTCGGAGACATccgataaaatatatatatatatatagctgttCGTGTCTCCTCTATTGCAACGCAAGAAGATAATCTTAAAGGCCGTTATCAAGAATGGCCACTAGATCCTcaccccttctcctcctcctcctcttcatttcctctgccgccGCCTTCGATGTCATGGAGATCCTCCAACCCTACACCGAATACTCCACCTTCACCAAGTACTTGACCGATCTAAAGCTCGTCGACGCGATCAACGGCCGCCAAACCGTCACTGTCCTCGTCGTCGACAACACCGCCGTGTCGGCCTTCTCCTCCCTCTCGGGAGACGACCTCAAGAAGGCCATCTCCTACCATATCTTGCTCGACTACTACGACCCCTACATCTTGGATCGCAACTTCGATAAGGCCGGCATTATCCCTTCCATGGGCGGAGACTTGAAGTACAACGAGTTGGCCGGAGAGCAGATGGTCTTCGGAGTGGACGTCGCCGGAGCTCCTCAGGATTGCAGCCTCGTCAAGGTCGTGGGAGCCAGGCCGTACAACTTGTCGGTCCTTGAAGTGAGCAAAGCCATTACGACGACaggtggcggcggcggcgcctCTTCGTCCAATGCTCCACCGACGGGGACACCGCCCACTCCGGCGAGCACCGATAACGCAAGTGCTCCGACAGAAACTCCCAATGCAAAGTCGACCGCTACTTCTGCACCAGCGGCAGCTCCTAAGGCGAGCTCTGGCACATCTCCTGCGACAGAAGCGACAAATGGCGGTCACAGTAGCACCACCGTGGGGGGAACAGCAGAGGCGCCAGCAGCGGCAGAGGCTTCGAAGAGCAGTGGTGGCTCCATAACTTCGGCGACGACAAAGACACCGGCAGCTGCCGAGGCACCAAGGACAGCAGAGGAAGCAAAGGGCAGTGGCTCCGTTTCTTCACAGGCTCCAAAAAGTAATAACTCTGTTTCAACGGAGGCTCCACAGAGCAGTAGCTCCAAATCTCCAGTGGCATCAGAGGCACCAAAAAGCAGTAGCTCTGTTTCTTCAGAGGCTCCCAAGAGCAGCCCAAGCAGTTCAACTTCCCAAGCTCCAATAACCCCAGAAGCTCCAGCGAATGGTAGTTCCACGGATTCAATGAACAGCACCGCCTCTTCTACTCCGACGGAGGCTCCAAAGAGCAGCACCAGCTCTTCTGCTGCTTCGACGACAGCAGAGGCGCCAAAGAGCAGCACAAGCTCTTCCGCTCCGACGGCAGCAGAGGCTCCAAAGAGCAGCACAAGATCTTCCGCTCCGACGGCAGCAGAGGCGCCAAAGAGCAGCACAAGCTCTTCCGCCCCAACGGCAGCAGAGGCTCCAAAGAGCAGCACCAGTTCTGCTCCTTCAGAGGCTCCCAAGAGCAGCCCTACCGCACCTTCTCAAGCTCCCAAGGCAAGTGCTGCTGCTCCTACCTCGACGATCAAGGGAGAGGCTCCCTCCGGCTCTCCGAAAGCCGCTGCTCCCGGCGCCGAGGATCCGATGGGGAGTGACGCAGATGGGCCGAGTGGGGAAGCGCCTGCGTTAAACATCGCGTCGACCCCCTCGTCGTCGGCAGATGCTCCAGGTACGGAAGCGGATCAGGCTTCTGGTTCATCGAGCAGAGGAGTGGGAACGTTCTCCATGATTGGGTTTACCATGGCAGCTGCTCTGTTCCAGTTCCATGGCTTGTTTTGAATgaaaacaagaggagaggagaggagaggagaggatttCAAAGCGAGTCAAAGTTCATTTTGGTTGGCAATTTAACATTTGCATCCATGTAGTTTCTTAATTCCATTGTATCATTTTTCCAAGTTTTTCTTTCCATATCGCTGTTTCAATGAAgatgaatttcaaatttaaacctttgaaattaaaatttagatcATCTCCCGACCGTTTCAATTATGTTTTCCATCTCTAAACAAAGTATGAATGAACCGAATCACTCATCTTGATCCAAACAGCGATATTGTAAGAGCTTAGGTTGAAATCCTAAGATGAGTTGAAGCCTATTCAAGTTCACCTCGTTCATCAAAGTACGAACTCTAGTAATAGAAGATGATAAAGACATCTCtccttatcataaagcatgctcCACAAATAGCACATTAGTAATGGTGACATTGTGCTCCATCGTGTTTGCAATTAAGGGCATCTTCATGCAAGACTT encodes the following:
- the LOC122043806 gene encoding uncharacterized protein DDB_G0271670-like, whose amino-acid sequence is MATRSSPLLLLLLFISSAAAFDVMEILQPYTEYSTFTKYLTDLKLVDAINGRQTVTVLVVDNTAVSAFSSLSGDDLKKAISYHILLDYYDPYILDRNFDKAGIIPSMGGDLKYNELAGEQMVFGVDVAGAPQDCSLVKVVGARPYNLSVLEVSKAITTTGGGGGASSSNAPPTGTPPTPASTDNASAPTETPNAKSTATSAPAAAPKASSGTSPATEATNGGHSSTTVGGTAEAPAAAEASKSSGGSITSATTKTPAAAEAPRTAEEAKGSGSVSSQAPKSNNSVSTEAPQSSSSKSPVASEAPKSSSSVSSEAPKSSPSSSTSQAPITPEAPANGSSTDSMNSTASSTPTEAPKSSTSSSAASTTAEAPKSSTSSSAPTAAEAPKSSTRSSAPTAAEAPKSSTSSSAPTAAEAPKSSTSSAPSEAPKSSPTAPSQAPKASAAAPTSTIKGEAPSGSPKAAAPGAEDPMGSDADGPSGEAPALNIASTPSSSADAPGTEADQASGSSSRGVGTFSMIGFTMAAALFQFHGLF